The following coding sequences lie in one Alicyclobacillus curvatus genomic window:
- a CDS encoding AAA family ATPase, whose amino-acid sequence MLYIFGGLPGTGKSTLSSALSQQIRATYLRVDVVEQAMRDAGVWIDGPAGYMVCYGVASQNLRLGLEVVVDTVNPIHETRLAWRNVAKSLDAPFVEIEVVCSDEYEHHQRITSRDSDIAGLTLPTWDDVTKRRYEPWDRDHIVIDTARKSIAESLAALHEELERIQTKSQGDMNV is encoded by the coding sequence GTGCTCTACATTTTCGGTGGCTTGCCGGGGACAGGTAAGTCCACACTGTCATCAGCCTTGTCTCAACAAATTCGAGCGACGTATTTACGGGTCGACGTCGTAGAACAGGCAATGCGGGATGCTGGGGTTTGGATTGACGGGCCGGCGGGTTACATGGTTTGTTACGGGGTCGCATCGCAGAACCTCAGACTCGGACTTGAAGTGGTTGTGGACACGGTCAATCCCATTCACGAAACACGCCTCGCATGGCGCAACGTGGCGAAGTCTCTCGACGCTCCGTTTGTCGAGATCGAAGTAGTATGCTCAGATGAATACGAACACCATCAACGAATCACCTCGCGCGATTCAGACATTGCCGGGTTAACGCTGCCCACTTGGGACGATGTGACAAAGAGACGTTACGAACCTTGGGATAGAGACCACATCGTCATTGATACAGCGCGCAAATCGATTGCGGAAAGTTTGGCAGCGTTGCATGAGGAGTTGGAGCGCATTCAGACAAAGTCACAGGGCGATATGAATGTTTAG
- a CDS encoding N-acetyltransferase → MELRYLGQGLQRFYRVRPETEGDVSAIREVNRLAFGRQNESRLIEAIRASEFFVPELSLVALSDEVIGHILFSILSIETENGTVPTLGLAPMAVKPEYQNQGVGTTLVREGLEKCAELGFGHVVVLGHPNFYPKFGFVTAKSKEIQPPFPVRNDVFMVYEIQTGSLEGIRGKVKYPPAFDAV, encoded by the coding sequence ATGGAGCTGAGATATTTGGGACAAGGTTTACAGCGTTTTTATCGCGTTCGACCAGAAACGGAAGGGGATGTCAGCGCGATTCGTGAGGTGAATCGTTTGGCGTTTGGACGACAAAACGAATCAAGACTCATCGAAGCGATTAGAGCATCCGAGTTCTTCGTACCAGAGTTATCCCTCGTTGCACTTTCTGATGAGGTGATTGGGCATATCTTGTTCAGCATTCTTTCTATCGAAACGGAGAACGGCACTGTGCCGACACTGGGTCTTGCACCAATGGCCGTGAAACCTGAATACCAAAATCAAGGTGTAGGTACGACTTTGGTCAGGGAGGGCCTCGAGAAATGTGCTGAACTCGGGTTTGGGCACGTCGTTGTATTGGGACACCCGAATTTTTATCCCAAATTTGGCTTTGTAACGGCAAAGTCCAAAGAGATTCAACCGCCATTTCCGGTACGCAATGACGTGTTTATGGTTTACGAAATACAGACTGGTTCGCTAGAAGGTATTCGCGGGAAGGTGAAGTATCCGCCAGCCTTCGATGCTGTGTGA